In a genomic window of Halomonas denitrificans:
- a CDS encoding DMT family transporter, whose product MGEFFSVACAAVWAMAVVLFRRSGETLPAFELNLFKNLLGVALLIPTVLLTEGLTLPTYSAAEWGLVAVSGVIGIAIADTWYLRALNLMGAARTGVTASLYSPFVILLSILFLGETLAPWQMAGFVLVLAGILLVTWRTNRMDVSLRALRLGVAFGAGSVLLMATGVVMVKPVLEGDDFFWTVLLRLAAGTVAMLALVAATGSAGRVMARYREPQPWRTIVVASFLGTYLSMILWLAGYRLTDASVASVLNETAAAFIVLFSWWVLKEELSPRRIFGVLLTFAGVSVIVSL is encoded by the coding sequence ATGGGTGAGTTCTTCTCGGTCGCCTGTGCCGCGGTCTGGGCCATGGCGGTGGTGCTGTTCCGACGGTCGGGCGAGACGCTGCCGGCCTTCGAACTGAACCTGTTCAAGAACCTGCTCGGCGTGGCCCTGCTGATTCCCACCGTGTTGCTGACGGAGGGTCTCACGCTGCCGACCTATTCGGCCGCGGAGTGGGGCCTGGTCGCGGTCTCGGGCGTGATCGGCATCGCGATCGCCGATACCTGGTACCTGCGCGCCCTGAACCTGATGGGGGCGGCACGGACCGGCGTCACGGCCAGCTTGTACAGCCCCTTCGTCATTCTTCTTTCCATCCTGTTTCTCGGCGAAACGCTGGCGCCGTGGCAGATGGCCGGCTTCGTCCTGGTCCTGGCCGGCATCCTGCTGGTGACGTGGCGGACGAACCGGATGGACGTCTCGTTGCGGGCGCTCCGGCTGGGCGTTGCGTTCGGGGCCGGTTCGGTCCTGCTGATGGCCACCGGCGTGGTGATGGTCAAACCGGTGCTCGAGGGCGACGACTTCTTCTGGACCGTGCTGCTGCGCCTCGCCGCCGGCACCGTCGCCATGCTGGCGCTGGTGGCCGCGACCGGTTCCGCGGGGCGGGTCATGGCCCGCTACCGCGAACCGCAGCCGTGGCGGACCATTGTCGTGGCCTCGTTCCTCGGCACCTACCTGTCGATGATCCTGTGGCTGGCCGGCTACCGGCTGACCGACGCCTCGGTCGCCTCGGTACTCAACGAGACCGCGGCGGCCTTCATCGTCCTGTTCTCGTGGTGGGTGCTGAAGGAAGAACTGAGCCCGCGCAGGATCTTCGGCGTGCTCCTGACCTTTGCCGGCGTCAGCGTGATCGTTTCGCTCTGA
- the rpsO gene encoding 30S ribosomal protein S15 has protein sequence MSLSAEQKQQIVSEYQLSSGDTGSPEVQIALLTARIKHLTGHFQDHKGDHHSRRGLIKLVNQRRSLLDYVRNKDVQRYRDIVQRLGLRR, from the coding sequence ATGTCTTTGAGCGCAGAACAGAAACAGCAGATCGTTTCGGAATACCAGCTCTCGAGCGGCGATACCGGTTCCCCGGAAGTGCAGATCGCGTTGCTGACCGCACGCATCAAGCACCTCACGGGCCACTTCCAGGACCACAAGGGTGATCACCACTCGCGGCGCGGACTGATCAAGCTGGTCAACCAGCGTCGCTCGCTGCTCGACTACGTCCGCAACAAGGACGTCCAGCGCTACCGCGACATCGTCCAGCGCCTCGGCCTCCGCCGTTAA
- a CDS encoding serine/threonine-protein kinase: MSRSDWTDLWERFHAALALPPSQRDAWLDEHCTDPALRAELAALLEAAGRTGTPLDREGVAAAEPLAPGTRMGPWRIVAPLGRGGMGEVYRVERADGRYDKQAALKLLATTLQGDAFRARFDRERRILAGLDHPGIARLIDAGQADDGRPWLLMDLVEGQPITRAAAESAWPLERRLRVFAQACDAVAYAHRRLIVHRDLKPANLLVDPSGRPRLLDFGIARLLEAGGDDDLTQAGRGAPNTPGYASPEQLVRDDTGTAVDVYALGLLLHELCTGQAPFGPDGEADALERRRRPPRPTAVDPDLPRELDWIVGRACAFRAEDRYPGVDALIDDIRAVLENRPPRARATGPVYRIGKFVRRNRAAVAATTLVAGVIVTLATGIVQETARTRAALAESDRQREQAELTAQFLRDLFVQSDSTRNEGAEPTAGELLARGRQRLAERGDLDPRLHAGLLRTLSDVHRNLGDYPAALELAKESLARLEPTDRMVHAVDRARGWLRVGRAQLASGDPAAAHEALGRGLELLSADGPSPLVVDLLHARGASAQLRGELDEAGLDFDAAMARLDRLPSPDPRRAAENRLRRGSWHWMNGRLGDALAAYGEAVRWQRERSDGSSADLATALDAEASALFALGRMEEAEAAFAQVVRLRRRVLGADHPLTARSLSHLGGARFELGRIEDARSTLGEALAILERIDMGDSPQAAGVLNNLGLAERAAGRTVEARSAFEGALAINRGTLGPDHLNVANNLNNLGLVAEDEQAWEQALEYYDDAERIIRAIKGDGHPDRAFQQTNRGRVLLVLDRIEAARVELDAALELRTGALGPEHPRVAETLFWSGLAECLRGAAEEGSNRLQRAIEVSPAAEPRVRSALEACRGRADTGPAVLQSGAERRLVQRLLDSTAR, from the coding sequence ATGAGCCGATCCGACTGGACCGACCTGTGGGAGCGATTCCACGCCGCCCTGGCGCTGCCGCCATCGCAGCGCGATGCGTGGCTGGACGAGCACTGTACCGACCCTGCTCTTCGCGCCGAGCTGGCCGCGCTGCTCGAAGCCGCCGGGCGCACCGGTACGCCGCTGGACCGGGAGGGGGTCGCTGCTGCCGAGCCCCTGGCGCCCGGCACGCGAATGGGTCCGTGGCGGATCGTCGCTCCGCTCGGCAGGGGCGGCATGGGCGAGGTCTATCGGGTCGAGCGCGCCGACGGGCGCTACGACAAGCAGGCGGCGTTGAAGCTGCTTGCCACAACGCTCCAAGGCGACGCGTTCCGGGCCCGCTTCGATCGCGAGCGCAGGATCCTGGCCGGGCTGGATCATCCCGGCATCGCCCGTCTCATCGACGCGGGACAGGCCGACGACGGGCGGCCCTGGCTGTTGATGGACCTGGTCGAGGGACAGCCGATCACCCGGGCAGCCGCCGAATCCGCGTGGCCGCTGGAGCGGCGCCTGCGCGTGTTCGCACAGGCCTGCGACGCAGTCGCGTACGCCCATCGACGACTCATCGTGCACCGCGACCTCAAGCCGGCCAACCTCCTGGTCGACCCCTCCGGCCGGCCCCGGTTGCTGGACTTCGGCATCGCGCGGCTGCTGGAAGCCGGCGGTGACGACGACCTGACGCAGGCCGGGCGGGGCGCCCCGAACACGCCCGGGTACGCCAGCCCCGAGCAACTGGTCCGCGACGACACGGGAACCGCCGTCGACGTCTACGCCCTGGGCCTGCTGTTGCACGAACTCTGCACCGGCCAGGCGCCGTTCGGGCCGGACGGGGAAGCCGATGCGCTCGAGCGCCGGCGAAGGCCGCCGCGTCCCACCGCGGTCGACCCCGACCTTCCGCGGGAACTGGACTGGATCGTCGGCCGCGCATGCGCCTTCCGGGCCGAGGACCGCTACCCGGGCGTCGATGCGCTGATCGACGACATCCGGGCCGTTCTCGAAAACCGCCCCCCACGCGCGCGAGCCACCGGCCCGGTCTACCGGATCGGCAAGTTCGTCCGTCGCAACCGGGCTGCCGTGGCGGCGACGACGCTGGTCGCAGGCGTGATCGTGACGCTCGCCACCGGGATCGTGCAGGAAACCGCCCGAACCCGGGCCGCGTTGGCCGAAAGCGACCGGCAGCGCGAGCAGGCCGAACTGACCGCCCAGTTTCTCCGCGACCTGTTCGTGCAGTCCGATTCGACCCGGAACGAAGGCGCGGAACCGACCGCCGGCGAACTGCTCGCGCGGGGTCGCCAGCGGCTCGCGGAACGCGGAGACCTCGATCCGCGGTTGCACGCCGGTCTGCTGCGCACGCTGTCCGACGTGCATCGCAACCTGGGCGACTACCCGGCGGCGCTGGAACTCGCGAAGGAAAGTCTCGCCCGCCTCGAGCCGACGGACAGGATGGTGCACGCGGTCGATCGAGCCCGGGGATGGCTTCGCGTCGGCCGTGCACAGCTGGCCTCCGGGGACCCTGCGGCAGCACACGAAGCGCTCGGACGCGGTCTGGAACTGCTCTCTGCCGACGGCCCGTCCCCGCTCGTCGTGGATCTCCTGCACGCTCGCGGAGCGTCCGCGCAGCTGCGGGGCGAGCTGGACGAGGCCGGGCTCGATTTCGACGCCGCGATGGCTCGCCTCGACCGGTTGCCTTCGCCGGACCCGCGCCGCGCGGCCGAGAACCGGCTTCGCCGCGGCTCCTGGCACTGGATGAACGGGCGTCTCGGCGACGCCCTGGCGGCGTACGGCGAAGCGGTTCGCTGGCAGCGCGAGCGTAGCGACGGATCGAGCGCGGATCTGGCCACCGCGCTGGACGCCGAAGCCAGCGCACTGTTCGCGCTCGGCCGGATGGAGGAAGCGGAGGCCGCCTTCGCGCAGGTGGTGCGCCTGCGTCGCCGCGTCCTCGGCGCGGATCATCCCCTGACGGCCCGTTCTCTCAGCCACCTCGGCGGCGCGCGCTTCGAACTGGGTCGCATCGAGGATGCCCGGAGCACGCTGGGGGAGGCCCTCGCCATCCTCGAGCGGATCGACATGGGCGACTCGCCGCAGGCCGCCGGCGTGCTGAACAATCTCGGGCTGGCCGAACGGGCCGCCGGGCGAACCGTCGAAGCCCGTTCGGCGTTCGAAGGGGCGCTGGCGATCAACCGCGGTACGCTGGGTCCGGACCACCTGAACGTGGCCAACAACCTGAACAACCTTGGCCTGGTCGCCGAAGACGAGCAGGCATGGGAGCAGGCGCTCGAGTATTACGACGACGCGGAACGCATCATCCGTGCGATCAAGGGCGACGGTCACCCGGACCGGGCGTTCCAGCAGACCAATCGGGGCCGGGTGCTGCTTGTTCTCGACCGCATCGAGGCGGCGCGGGTCGAGCTGGATGCAGCGCTCGAACTCCGCACGGGAGCGCTGGGTCCCGAGCATCCGCGCGTGGCCGAAACGCTGTTCTGGTCCGGCCTGGCCGAATGCCTGCGGGGGGCTGCCGAGGAGGGTTCGAATCGACTGCAGCGGGCGATCGAGGTGAGCCCGGCCGCGGAACCGAGGGTGCGCAGCGCGCTGGAAGCCTGCCGGGGGCGTGCGGACACCGGACCGGCAGTGCTGCAGTCCGGTGCCGAACGGAGACTGGTCCAGCGCCTGTTGGATTCGACAGCGCGCTGA
- a CDS encoding AAA family ATPase, whose protein sequence is MAITRLSANQLRWNVRPDLLDAPAGEAPVATLGSEDAIESLGNALRGNDGDQPHLFLRGRPGTGRRRLVERALANRTPPPAAGNDLVFVYNFDHPHQPRLLRLPAGMGRKVRAELRSVIRFIRDQLDPALEARPIRNRLQALHDRADAEMRKITDPMDERLRPDGLVLVREEVGRLVRLSVHVKQTGRVISQDDLANLVSKGQVDREEYRKIREIIRDEQDELARLTTRVNEIWRRSQDLANRLVQSEARRLLAGLMRSVDDQIGHPEVARHLEAILEDVLEHGVGGGRAADLDLEGRYGANLLIAVDPDGTAPVVIEKHPSARNLFGSIDTVWHAGRADAVSFQGLRAGSLLQANGGLLIVDADALLEHPECLNRLQRTLTTGELSIESIDRRAPGASLKPDAVPVSLQLVLIGSFDAWRQLNREHGELARSLDQVIDLPDRVSRDEHNVRALSALLVNECERLELPPFDAGARARLVEEAARLDGRGGLSTSLDRLLARARAAARLARQAGDSKVEAAHVEFAIEQATVPLLRLQGDEAQGSAAFPGARSMPGQVHLLARRDDGTRGAARVLRLQCASLPARHASIRVPVGLQDRAGTEDQLEILLGSLLGLDNEPGLHAALELIAADGSVVTDAPGETFSLAALVALLSQVTRTPLRQDIALIGDIDLTGRVLPVTELNERIESLFESCYRSGRRSGGGTGPSGAGVAIPAVQRDELMLGPRIVQASGNDLFQVFAVGSVAQAIELLAGQHPGKRIDGRFPDGSLFARARQRLTR, encoded by the coding sequence ATGGCAATCACCAGACTCTCGGCCAACCAGCTTCGCTGGAACGTCCGTCCCGACCTGCTCGATGCGCCCGCTGGCGAAGCGCCCGTCGCCACGCTCGGCAGCGAAGACGCGATCGAGTCGCTCGGCAACGCGCTGCGCGGCAACGACGGCGACCAACCCCACCTGTTCCTGCGCGGCCGCCCGGGCACCGGGCGACGCCGGTTGGTGGAACGCGCCCTGGCGAACCGGACGCCCCCGCCGGCGGCCGGCAACGACCTGGTGTTCGTGTACAACTTCGACCACCCGCACCAGCCCCGCCTGCTCCGCCTGCCGGCCGGCATGGGCCGCAAGGTCCGTGCCGAACTGCGATCGGTCATCCGCTTCATCCGGGACCAGCTGGACCCCGCGCTCGAGGCCCGGCCGATCCGCAACCGGCTGCAGGCCCTGCACGATCGTGCCGACGCCGAGATGCGCAAGATCACCGACCCGATGGACGAGCGGCTCCGCCCGGACGGGCTGGTCCTGGTGCGCGAGGAGGTCGGCCGCCTGGTGCGCCTGTCCGTCCACGTCAAGCAGACGGGCCGGGTGATTTCCCAGGACGACCTGGCCAACCTGGTCTCCAAGGGCCAGGTCGACCGCGAGGAATACCGCAAGATCCGCGAGATCATCCGGGACGAGCAGGACGAACTGGCCCGCCTGACGACCCGGGTGAACGAGATCTGGCGTCGCAGCCAGGACCTGGCCAACCGCCTGGTGCAGAGCGAAGCGCGCCGCCTGCTGGCCGGCCTGATGCGCAGCGTCGACGACCAGATCGGCCACCCCGAGGTCGCCCGCCATCTCGAGGCGATCCTCGAGGACGTGCTCGAACACGGCGTCGGCGGTGGCCGGGCGGCGGACCTGGACCTGGAAGGCCGCTACGGCGCCAATCTGCTGATCGCCGTCGACCCCGACGGCACGGCCCCGGTCGTGATCGAGAAACACCCGAGCGCGCGCAACCTGTTCGGTTCGATCGACACCGTCTGGCACGCCGGCCGGGCCGATGCCGTCTCGTTCCAGGGCCTGCGCGCCGGAAGCCTGCTGCAGGCCAACGGCGGACTGTTGATCGTCGATGCCGACGCCCTGCTCGAGCACCCGGAATGCCTGAACCGGCTGCAGCGGACGCTGACCACCGGTGAACTGTCGATCGAATCGATCGACCGCCGTGCACCCGGAGCCTCGCTGAAACCCGATGCGGTGCCGGTCTCGCTGCAGCTGGTCCTGATCGGCTCTTTCGACGCCTGGCGCCAGCTCAACCGCGAGCACGGCGAACTCGCCCGCAGCCTGGACCAGGTCATCGACCTGCCCGACCGGGTCTCGCGCGACGAGCACAACGTCCGCGCCCTGTCCGCACTGCTCGTCAACGAGTGCGAGCGCCTGGAGTTGCCGCCCTTCGACGCCGGTGCGCGGGCCCGCCTGGTCGAAGAAGCCGCCCGGCTGGACGGCCGCGGCGGATTGTCGACCTCCCTGGACCGGCTGCTCGCCCGGGCCCGCGCCGCGGCCAGGCTGGCCCGCCAGGCCGGCGATTCGAAGGTCGAGGCTGCCCACGTCGAGTTCGCGATCGAACAGGCCACCGTGCCCCTGCTGCGCCTGCAGGGCGACGAAGCCCAGGGCAGCGCGGCGTTCCCCGGCGCCCGCTCGATGCCCGGCCAGGTCCACCTGCTGGCCCGCCGCGACGACGGAACACGCGGCGCCGCGCGCGTGCTCCGGCTCCAGTGCGCGAGCCTGCCGGCCCGCCATGCGTCGATCCGCGTCCCGGTCGGGTTGCAGGACCGCGCGGGCACCGAGGACCAGCTCGAAATCCTGCTCGGCTCCCTCCTGGGCCTCGACAACGAGCCCGGCCTGCATGCGGCGCTGGAGCTGATCGCGGCCGACGGCTCGGTGGTCACCGATGCGCCGGGCGAGACGTTTTCCCTGGCGGCGCTGGTCGCCCTGCTCAGCCAGGTCACGCGCACGCCGCTTCGCCAGGACATCGCGCTGATCGGCGACATCGACCTGACCGGCCGGGTGCTGCCCGTGACCGAGCTGAACGAGCGGATCGAGTCGCTGTTCGAGAGCTGCTACCGCAGCGGCCGTCGATCGGGCGGCGGCACCGGTCCATCCGGGGCCGGCGTGGCGATTCCGGCGGTGCAGCGCGACGAACTGATGCTGGGCCCGCGCATCGTGCAGGCCTCCGGTAACGATCTGTTCCAGGTCTTCGCCGTCGGCAGCGTGGCCCAGGCGATCGAGCTGCTGGCCGGCCAGCATCCGGGCAAGCGCATCGACGGCCGATTCCCCGACGGATCCCTGTTCGCCCGCGCCCGCCAGCGCCTCACTCGCTGA
- a CDS encoding alpha/beta fold hydrolase, which translates to MTPLLTLGLALLLALVLWRVWPSPVARIFRALDRRHGRLKSSRLRTGAIDWHALEGGHGEPLVLLHGFNADADHFTRVARYLSRHFRVLAPDLPGFGDTRVDGALDYRISAQADRVIEWMDAADIQRCYLGGSSMGGYIAAEVARRVPDRVRALWLLAPGGVEGVPHSPLFQEISEERHNPLIIRHLADFHRLIDYCFVHPPWIPGPLARFLASRAAGRAVDHQRAFDAIRFDSEPLERIVDGLQVPALVVWGRSDQVLNPAGAAAIAERMPSAETLLLPDTGHLPMLENPCTVAEAWTSYTERLARARLDG; encoded by the coding sequence ATGACGCCGTTGCTGACGCTGGGACTCGCGCTGCTGCTCGCCCTTGTTCTGTGGCGGGTGTGGCCGTCACCGGTCGCGCGGATCTTCCGTGCCCTTGACAGGCGGCACGGGCGCCTGAAGTCGAGCCGCCTGCGGACCGGAGCGATCGACTGGCACGCGCTGGAGGGCGGGCACGGCGAACCGCTGGTACTCCTCCATGGGTTCAATGCCGATGCCGACCATTTCACCCGGGTCGCCCGCTACCTGTCCCGTCACTTCCGCGTGCTCGCGCCCGACCTCCCCGGGTTCGGAGATACCCGTGTCGACGGCGCGCTCGACTACCGGATCAGCGCCCAGGCCGACCGGGTCATCGAGTGGATGGATGCCGCGGACATCCAGCGCTGCTACCTGGGTGGAAGCTCGATGGGCGGGTACATCGCGGCCGAGGTGGCCCGGCGCGTGCCCGACCGCGTTCGCGCGCTGTGGCTACTGGCGCCCGGCGGCGTGGAGGGTGTACCGCATTCACCGTTGTTCCAGGAAATCTCCGAGGAACGGCACAATCCGCTGATCATCCGCCACCTGGCGGATTTTCATCGCCTGATCGACTACTGCTTCGTGCACCCGCCCTGGATTCCAGGGCCGCTGGCCCGTTTCCTGGCCTCGCGGGCGGCCGGTCGAGCCGTCGACCACCAGCGCGCGTTCGACGCCATCCGCTTCGACTCCGAACCCCTCGAGCGCATCGTCGACGGCCTGCAGGTGCCCGCGCTGGTCGTCTGGGGTCGCTCCGATCAGGTCCTGAATCCGGCCGGCGCCGCGGCCATCGCCGAACGGATGCCGTCGGCCGAGACGCTGCTGCTGCCCGACACCGGCCATCTGCCGATGCTCGAGAACCCCTGTACCGTGGCCGAGGCCTGGACCAGCTACACGGAACGGCTGGCCCGGGCGCGCCTCGACGGCTGA
- the pnp gene encoding polyribonucleotide nucleotidyltransferase, which translates to MFNKVTKSFQYGEHTVTLETGHLARQATGAVLVSMGGTVVLVTAVARPEAKPGQSFFPLTVNYQEKFYAAGKIPGGFFKREGRPTEKETLTSRLIDRPLRPLFPKGFLNEVQVIATVMSLNPEVDGDIPALIGASAALAISGAPFQGPIGAARVGFVDGDYVLNPSASQLENSRLDLVVAGTDKAVLMVESEADLMSEDEMLGAVTFGHDQMQTAIKAINELVAEAGKPKWDWQAPAKPEGLAEKVRELGMSGLESAYQHTDKTQRHEAIGEVKKKVVDALCPEGEETVWTEGDVKDAFHAMEKEFVRGQIIEGKPRIDGRDLTTVRPIDVQVGALPRTHGSAIFTRGETQAMVVATLGTGRDAQLIDAIEGEYKDPFMLHYNFPPFCVGETNHMLAPKRREIGHGRLARRGVMAVVPKPEDFPYVLRVVSEITESNGSSSMASVCGTSLALMDAGVPVKAPVAGIAMGLIKEGDKFAVLTDILGDEDHLGDMDFKVAGSDSGITALQMDIKIDGITREIMHAALEQAKAGRMHILGEMNKVLDKPRSEMSEYAPRLFTMKVHPDKIREVIGKGGSTIRQITEETGTTIDIADDGTITIASANKDAADDARRRIEQITADVEVGKIYEGTVQKIMNFGAFVQILPGKDGLVHISQISNERVENVTDELAEGQKVKVKVLEVDKQGRIRLSMKEVEQD; encoded by the coding sequence GTGTTCAACAAAGTCACCAAATCGTTCCAGTACGGTGAGCACACCGTCACCCTGGAAACCGGCCACCTCGCCCGCCAGGCGACCGGCGCCGTACTCGTTTCGATGGGCGGCACCGTCGTCCTCGTCACCGCGGTCGCCCGCCCCGAAGCCAAGCCCGGTCAGTCCTTCTTTCCGCTGACGGTCAACTACCAGGAGAAGTTCTACGCGGCGGGAAAGATTCCCGGCGGCTTCTTCAAGCGTGAAGGTCGACCGACGGAGAAGGAAACGCTGACGTCGCGTCTGATCGACCGTCCGCTCCGCCCGCTGTTTCCGAAGGGTTTCCTGAACGAGGTGCAGGTCATCGCGACGGTCATGTCGCTGAATCCGGAAGTCGATGGCGACATCCCGGCCCTGATCGGCGCCTCGGCCGCCCTGGCCATCTCCGGCGCCCCGTTCCAGGGTCCGATCGGTGCGGCCCGCGTCGGCTTCGTCGACGGCGACTACGTGCTCAACCCGAGCGCTTCGCAGCTCGAGAACTCGCGCCTCGACCTGGTGGTCGCGGGAACCGACAAGGCCGTGCTGATGGTCGAGTCGGAAGCCGACCTGATGAGTGAAGACGAGATGCTCGGCGCCGTGACCTTCGGCCACGACCAGATGCAGACCGCGATCAAGGCGATCAACGAACTGGTCGCCGAAGCCGGCAAGCCGAAATGGGACTGGCAGGCGCCGGCCAAGCCGGAAGGCCTGGCCGAGAAGGTCCGCGAGCTCGGCATGAGCGGGCTCGAATCCGCCTACCAGCACACGGACAAGACCCAGCGCCACGAAGCCATCGGCGAAGTGAAGAAGAAGGTCGTCGATGCGCTGTGCCCGGAAGGCGAGGAAACCGTCTGGACCGAAGGCGACGTGAAGGACGCCTTCCATGCCATGGAAAAGGAATTCGTGCGCGGCCAGATCATCGAAGGCAAGCCGCGTATCGACGGCCGCGACCTGACCACGGTCCGTCCGATCGACGTGCAGGTCGGCGCCCTGCCCCGCACCCACGGCTCGGCCATCTTCACCCGCGGTGAAACGCAGGCGATGGTCGTCGCCACCCTCGGTACGGGCCGCGATGCCCAGCTGATCGACGCGATCGAAGGGGAATACAAGGACCCCTTCATGCTGCACTACAACTTCCCGCCCTTCTGCGTGGGCGAGACCAACCACATGCTGGCACCGAAGCGTCGCGAGATCGGTCACGGCCGCCTGGCACGACGCGGCGTGATGGCCGTGGTGCCGAAGCCGGAAGACTTCCCCTACGTGCTGCGCGTGGTCTCGGAAATCACCGAGTCGAACGGCTCGAGCTCCATGGCCTCGGTCTGCGGCACCTCGCTGGCCCTGATGGATGCCGGCGTGCCGGTCAAGGCGCCGGTCGCGGGCATCGCGATGGGCCTGATCAAGGAAGGCGACAAGTTCGCGGTCCTGACCGACATCCTGGGTGACGAGGACCATCTCGGCGACATGGACTTCAAGGTGGCCGGTTCCGATTCCGGCATCACCGCGCTGCAGATGGACATCAAGATCGATGGCATCACCCGCGAGATCATGCATGCCGCGCTGGAGCAGGCCAAGGCCGGCCGCATGCACATCCTCGGCGAGATGAACAAGGTGCTGGACAAGCCGCGCTCGGAAATGAGCGAATACGCACCGCGCCTGTTCACGATGAAGGTCCACCCGGACAAGATCCGCGAAGTGATCGGCAAGGGCGGTTCGACGATCCGCCAGATCACCGAGGAGACCGGCACGACCATCGACATCGCCGACGACGGCACGATCACGATCGCGTCCGCCAACAAGGACGCCGCCGACGACGCGCGCCGTCGGATCGAGCAGATCACGGCCGATGTCGAGGTGGGCAAGATCTACGAAGGCACGGTCCAGAAGATCATGAACTTCGGCGCCTTCGTGCAGATCCTGCCGGGCAAGGACGGTCTGGTCCACATCTCGCAGATCTCGAACGAGCGCGTCGAGAACGTCACCGACGAACTCGCCGAGGGCCAGAAGGTCAAGGTCAAGGTCCTGGAAGTCGACAAGCAGGGCCGGATCCGGCTCAGCATGAAGGAAGTCGAGCAGGACTGA
- a CDS encoding queuosine precursor transporter has protein sequence MRLIAFLTLAMMTIVASANVLVQYPVNDWLTWGALTYPISYFVTDLANRLRGPLAARRVVWAGFALAVVLSAWLASPRIALASGAAFLASQMLDVSVFDRLRGRAWWQPPLFSSVVGSALDTALFFALAFAGTSMPWVTLAIGDYGVKVAIALVMLAPWWWVAVRTRRLPPPRSGDSDG, from the coding sequence ATGCGACTGATCGCTTTCCTCACGCTGGCGATGATGACGATCGTCGCCAGCGCCAACGTGCTGGTCCAGTACCCGGTCAACGACTGGCTGACCTGGGGAGCCCTGACCTACCCGATCAGCTACTTCGTGACCGATCTCGCCAACCGTCTGCGTGGCCCGCTCGCGGCCCGCCGGGTCGTGTGGGCGGGCTTCGCCCTGGCCGTCGTGCTCTCGGCCTGGCTGGCGAGCCCGCGGATCGCGCTGGCGTCGGGTGCGGCGTTCCTGGCGTCGCAGATGCTGGACGTGTCGGTCTTCGATCGCCTGCGTGGCCGCGCCTGGTGGCAGCCGCCGCTGTTTTCGTCGGTGGTCGGCTCGGCGCTGGACACGGCGCTGTTCTTCGCGCTGGCGTTCGCCGGCACGTCGATGCCCTGGGTGACGCTGGCGATCGGCGACTACGGGGTCAAGGTGGCGATCGCGCTGGTCATGCTGGCGCCTTGGTGGTGGGTGGCCGTGCGAACGCGGCGCCTTCCGCCGCCTCGATCGGGCGATTCCGATGGGTGA
- a CDS encoding phytanoyl-CoA dioxygenase family protein — protein MNDSTNDQFERDGYRVVPGLCPAGRVAAMRHAAERALSRRASPFELEREVGYPGAPSAHAPGSETIRRLLDALALDPVFSDWACAPDLVAYVKAFLGAPSVRVVRAHHNCVMTKLPEFSSATGWHQDLRYWSYRRPDLVNAWTALGHEARGNGGMRVIPGSHRAKFGSDSFDAQRFFREDAPANRSWLERAVQVDLAPGDVLFFHAGLLHAAGRNLTDRRKLSVVFSYRPADNLPIPGSRSASRPDLDPDAAVTGPSGCD, from the coding sequence ATGAACGATTCCACCAACGACCAATTCGAACGTGACGGATACCGGGTGGTCCCGGGCCTCTGCCCCGCCGGCCGCGTGGCCGCGATGCGCCATGCCGCGGAGCGCGCGCTGTCGAGGCGCGCATCGCCGTTCGAGCTCGAGCGCGAGGTCGGATATCCCGGCGCGCCTTCGGCTCACGCGCCCGGAAGCGAGACGATCCGTCGCCTGCTCGACGCGCTGGCCCTCGACCCGGTGTTCTCCGACTGGGCCTGCGCCCCGGACCTGGTGGCGTACGTCAAGGCCTTCCTGGGGGCCCCGTCGGTTCGCGTGGTGCGCGCCCACCACAACTGCGTGATGACGAAGCTGCCCGAGTTTTCCAGCGCCACCGGGTGGCACCAGGACCTGCGCTACTGGTCCTACCGGCGTCCGGATCTTGTCAATGCCTGGACCGCGCTCGGCCACGAAGCCCGGGGCAACGGCGGAATGCGCGTGATTCCCGGCTCGCACCGGGCGAAGTTCGGCAGTGACAGTTTCGATGCCCAACGCTTCTTCCGCGAAGATGCACCGGCCAACCGTTCCTGGTTGGAGCGCGCGGTGCAGGTCGACCTGGCGCCCGGCGACGTTCTGTTCTTCCACGCCGGTCTGCTTCACGCCGCCGGCCGCAACCTGACCGATCGTCGCAAGCTTTCCGTGGTGTTTTCCTACCGACCGGCCGACAATCTGCCGATCCCCGGAAGCCGGTCGGCCTCGCGGCCCGACCTCGACCCCGACGCCGCCGTCACCGGGCCGTCCGGATGCGACTGA